A window of the Cannabis sativa cultivar Pink pepper isolate KNU-18-1 chromosome X, ASM2916894v1, whole genome shotgun sequence genome harbors these coding sequences:
- the LOC115713222 gene encoding uncharacterized protein C57A10.07 has translation MSNYSFGSSGTPKSFSAYPRGDFDLESGTIKRVRKYKNSRLHPMKMINSIRNHLHYYFKLHPILCFLGSLSLGVSVFLVFSLYESRYKMMNGYQSYNVEPDKYPFPKLQNLVMVAGHSIYTSNGCGKVDEENSWFLEPYQKNPGQAATFLSHIEGGVELAAKDENALLLFSGGETRKDAGPRSEAQSYWAIAESKGWFGKGENIKSRALTEEHARDSFENLLFSVCRFRELTGTYPQNITVVSYDFKAERFSQLHRSALGFPESRFFFLGTPATSSARAAAEKGEALVRTQFKEDPYGCRGSLLRKKLGRDPFHRTIPYPIGCPEIEGLFRYCGTDPYPASLPWA, from the exons ATGAGCAATTATTCATTTGGGTCTTCTGGAACTCCTAAGTCTTTCAGTGCATACCCAAGAGGTGATTTTGATCTAGAATCTGGAACCATCAAAAGAGTCCGCAAGTATAAGAATTCACGTTTACATCCCATGAAAATGATCAATTCGATTCGAAATCACCTGCATTATTATTTCAAGCTCCACCCCATTTTATGTTTTCTTGGATCATTGTCCCTTGGAGTCTCAGTTTTCTTAGTTTTTTCTCTTTATGAGAGCCGTTACAAGATGATGAATGGTTATCAAAGTTATAATGTTGAACCAGATAAGTATCCATTTCCCAAGCTTCAAAATTTAGTAATGGTTGCTGGGCATTCAATTTATACTAGCAATGGCTGTGGAAAAGTTGATGAGGAGAATTCTTGGTTTTTGGAGCCTTATCAGAAGAATCCAGGTCAAGCTGCTACTTTTCTATCTCATATAGAAGGAGGAGTTGAACTTGCAGCCAAAGATGAAAATGCCTTACTTCTGTTTAGTGGTGGAGAAACTAGGAAAGATGCTGGTCCAAGGAGTGAGGCACAGAGTTATTGGGCTATTGCTGAATCAAAAGGATGGTTTG GTAAAGGAGAGAATATTAAATCAAGGGCACTTACTGAAGAGCATGCAAGGGACAGCTTTGAAAATCTTCTCTTCAGTGTGTGCCGGTTCCGAGAACTAACAGGCACCTATCCTCAGAACATAACA GTGGTAAGCTATGATTTTAAGGCTGAGAGATTTTCACAGCTGCATCGATCTGCATTAGGCTTTCCGGAATCTAGGTTTTTCTTCTTGGGCACTCCAGCTACCTCCTCTGCAAGAGCAGCAGCTGAGAAAGGCGAGGCACTGGTGCGAACTCAGTTCAAAGAAGACCCGTATGGGTGTAGAGGATCACTTCTTCGTAAGAAACTAGGGCGTGATCCTTTTCACAGAACAATTCCTTATCCTATTGGTTGTCCTGAGATTGAAGGTCTTTTCAGATACTGTGGAACTGATCCTTATCCAGCCTCCCTTCCGTGGGCTTAG
- the LOC115713227 gene encoding pathogen-related protein isoform X2, whose protein sequence is MASGEVKEDKYRTHMYGEAEKNTKWVYGVPPNYDVVNKLFEEGRTKIWPTGSLEEKVQNLVKTWEMEMFHKKSTEDYKTVDPNKYTVSINDSLRCYNPAEETADSSHRAFTTTFPRGFAVEILHVYSGPPVIVYKFRHWGYMEGPFKGHAPTGEMVQFIGMSIFELDEQEKIVKVQFFYDRGELLGGLLKGSSSSDSGILEDGASTCPLMKKTG, encoded by the exons ATGGCATCTGGGGAAGTTAAAGAAGACAAGTACCGTACACATATGTATGGAGAAGCAGAGAAAAACACCAAATGGGTGTATGGAGTTCCTCCCAACTATGATGTTGTGAACAAGCTATTTGAAGAAGGAAGAACAAAG ATATGGCCAACAGGGTCACTTGAAGAGAAAGTGCAAAACCTTGTGAAGACATGGGAAATGGAGATGTTCCACAAGAAAAGCACTGAGGACTACAAAACTGTTGATCCAAACAAGTACACTGTCAGCATAAATG ACAGCTTGCGGTGCTACAACCCAGCAGAAGAAACAGCAGATTCTTCTCACCGTGCTTTCACGACCACCTTTCCTCGAGGATTTGCTGTGGAAATTCTTCATGTCTACTCTGGCCCACCTGTTATTGTTTACAAGTTCCGGCACTGGGGTTATATGGAAGGCCCTTTCAAGGGTCATGCCCCTACTGGAGAAATGGTTCAATTCATTGGCATGTCCATTTTCGAG CTAGATGAACAAGAGAAGATTGTGAAGGTGCAGTTCTTCTATGATCGCGGAGAACTACTGGGAGGTCTTTTAAAGGGTTCTTCAAGCTCGGATAGTGGTATCCTTGAAGATGGAGCTTCAACTTGTCCCTTAATGAAGAAAACTGGGTAG
- the LOC115713227 gene encoding pathogen-related protein isoform X1, producing the protein MASGEVKEDKYRTHMYGEAEKNTKWVYGVPPNYDVVNKLFEEGRTKIWPTGSLEEKVQNLVKTWEMEMFHKKSTEDYKTVDPNKYTVSINGRKDLSLKQVAMLGGGYNNLLQTSLPDSLRCYNPAEETADSSHRAFTTTFPRGFAVEILHVYSGPPVIVYKFRHWGYMEGPFKGHAPTGEMVQFIGMSIFELDEQEKIVKVQFFYDRGELLGGLLKGSSSSDSGILEDGASTCPLMKKTG; encoded by the exons ATGGCATCTGGGGAAGTTAAAGAAGACAAGTACCGTACACATATGTATGGAGAAGCAGAGAAAAACACCAAATGGGTGTATGGAGTTCCTCCCAACTATGATGTTGTGAACAAGCTATTTGAAGAAGGAAGAACAAAG ATATGGCCAACAGGGTCACTTGAAGAGAAAGTGCAAAACCTTGTGAAGACATGGGAAATGGAGATGTTCCACAAGAAAAGCACTGAGGACTACAAAACTGTTGATCCAAACAAGTACACTGTCAGCATAAATG GAAGGAAAGATTTGAGTTTAAAACAAGTGGCTATGCTTGGGGGAGGATACAACAACTTATTGCAGACTTCCTTACCAGACAGCTTGCGGTGCTACAACCCAGCAGAAGAAACAGCAGATTCTTCTCACCGTGCTTTCACGACCACCTTTCCTCGAGGATTTGCTGTGGAAATTCTTCATGTCTACTCTGGCCCACCTGTTATTGTTTACAAGTTCCGGCACTGGGGTTATATGGAAGGCCCTTTCAAGGGTCATGCCCCTACTGGAGAAATGGTTCAATTCATTGGCATGTCCATTTTCGAG CTAGATGAACAAGAGAAGATTGTGAAGGTGCAGTTCTTCTATGATCGCGGAGAACTACTGGGAGGTCTTTTAAAGGGTTCTTCAAGCTCGGATAGTGGTATCCTTGAAGATGGAGCTTCAACTTGTCCCTTAATGAAGAAAACTGGGTAG
- the LOC133032159 gene encoding uncharacterized protein LOC133032159, which yields MEYMSRIMRVVSTRPGFKHHDRCTPLKLNHLCFADDLLLFCHGNYVSILLMLQGLKIFSSTSGLVPNEEKTAVFCSGMKDDEVKRVLEVSGYIRASLPFRYLGIPIFSKKISSADCKGILEKMVARIKVWSSRNLSYMGRITLINSVLKSIHSYWAQITILPKKLLRDVESICRAFLWKGMTINSGRGLVA from the coding sequence ATGGAATACATGTCTAGAATCATGAGAGTTGTGAGCACTCGGCCAGGATTTAAGCATCATGATAGGTGTACTCCATTAAAGCTTAATCATTTGTGCTTTGCTGATGACTTATTACTTTTTTGCCATGGTAATTATGTCTCCATACTCTTAATGCTACAAGGGTTAAAGATTTTCTCCTCCACGTCTGGTTTAGTTCCAAATGAAGAGAAAACAGCAGTGTTCTGTAGTGGAATGAAAGATGATGAAGTAAAGAGAGTACTAGAAGTATCAGGGTACATAAGGGCCAGTCTTCCTTTTAGATACCTTGGTATTCcaattttttctaagaaaatctCTTCAGCCGACTGTAAAGGTATCCTTGAGAAGATGGTCGCGCGTATTAAAGTATGGAGCTCGAGGAACTTATCCTATATGGGAAGAATAACACTCATCAACTCGGTGTTAAAGTCTATTCACTCATATTGGGCTCAAATCACAATCTTGCCCAAGAAACTGCTGAGGGATGTGGAGAGCATTTGTAGAGCATTTCTTTGGAAAGGCATGACAATCAATTCAGGGCGTGGATTAGTAGCATAG